In Deltaproteobacteria bacterium, one genomic interval encodes:
- a CDS encoding c-type cytochrome, translating into MRVKSWKGILFAGGLIAFLLIIAGGISYAGSSADNGAKLYAQNCVPCHGDKGQGRGGPMGWFSGGGGEVSNLIGNQLNNQTFLSMASDDFLKYTILNGRPGRPMIAWKGRLKDSEVDDVIAFLRTWQKVPAITLNPNPVWGDPAAGQELFAGTCTPCHGKKGEGTEFGPALNNQSFLDAASDDFILQTMKRGRQGTVMRSFLQGNNDAVAELEPYQLNNIVAFIRTWDKNAASRLEPWLMEGPKKK; encoded by the coding sequence ATGAGAGTAAAGAGTTGGAAAGGAATCTTATTTGCAGGAGGTCTAATTGCATTTCTGCTGATAATAGCAGGCGGCATCTCTTATGCAGGCAGCAGTGCTGATAATGGCGCAAAGTTGTATGCCCAGAATTGCGTTCCTTGTCATGGCGATAAAGGTCAGGGCAGGGGCGGTCCAATGGGTTGGTTTTCGGGCGGCGGCGGAGAGGTTTCAAATCTTATCGGCAACCAGTTGAACAATCAGACATTTCTTTCAATGGCAAGCGATGATTTTCTCAAGTACACGATCTTAAACGGCAGGCCGGGAAGACCAATGATTGCGTGGAAGGGAAGGCTAAAGGATTCAGAGGTGGATGATGTCATTGCATTTTTAAGGACATGGCAGAAAGTTCCAGCCATTACGCTAAATCCTAATCCTGTGTGGGGCGACCCTGCTGCAGGTCAGGAACTATTTGCAGGGACTTGCACGCCATGCCATGGCAAGAAGGGTGAAGGCACAGAGTTTGGTCCTGCCCTCAATAATCAGTCATTTTTAGATGCAGCAAGTGATGATTTTATCCTTCAGACAATGAAAAGGGGCCGTCAGGGAACTGTTATGAGGTCATTCTTGCAGGGTAATAATGATGCAGTAGCAGAATTAGAGCCATATCAGTTGAATAATATAGTTGCATT
- a CDS encoding HAMP domain-containing protein produces MFTFSLRYKLVLSVVLIEVIMLTVMVVNNVRTNTATMRDRMMARARTTVELFATTSTNALLTMDLGSLQEYVNQVSGGEDVVYAVVETPEGIIIAHTDKKRVGMRGTFAEDVDFLKVKDNVFDVSYPVIIAEKLIGRVWIGFSPESAITAIHKIRNQGILIAGAEIMISIIASLFVGIFLTNSLKKLVSATKDMSEGDFGARVRIKSRDEIGELGYVFNEMAEGLKQRTEEMQVAYNKLKDAQEQIIQSEKMASLGRFVAGIAHEINNPLDGIENCVNSILKEPDNKKQLIEYLNLVLESFEKVETIIRQLKGYSHGYPLHRTRVLVREVLEDSIYSLKELFADANIEIKRTYEDHYDAVFGDNVYIKQALVNIMMNSIDAMPKGGTMDIFTKKDNGFIQVGFKDNGVGISDVNLKRVFEPFFTTKEVGKGTGLGLSVSHGIIEKHGGKIAIESAEGLGTTIIVDLPVEEGQRDAA; encoded by the coding sequence ATGTTTACGTTTTCCCTTAGATATAAACTTGTCCTATCTGTTGTCTTGATAGAAGTGATTATGCTCACTGTCATGGTGGTGAATAATGTGAGGACCAATACTGCCACTATGCGGGATAGGATGATGGCAAGGGCAAGGACAACCGTTGAACTCTTTGCCACTACATCTACGAACGCCCTTCTAACAATGGATTTAGGCTCATTACAGGAATATGTAAATCAGGTGTCAGGCGGCGAGGATGTAGTGTATGCAGTGGTAGAGACGCCTGAAGGCATTATTATTGCACATACAGACAAGAAAAGGGTGGGTATGAGGGGCACATTTGCAGAGGATGTGGATTTTTTGAAGGTAAAGGACAATGTGTTTGATGTTTCATATCCTGTTATTATTGCCGAGAAACTTATAGGTCGTGTATGGATTGGGTTTTCCCCTGAGAGCGCAATTACTGCAATACATAAGATAAGAAATCAGGGTATTCTCATTGCTGGCGCCGAAATCATGATAAGTATTATTGCCTCTTTATTTGTCGGAATCTTTCTTACCAATTCCCTTAAAAAACTTGTATCTGCAACAAAGGATATGTCAGAAGGCGATTTTGGGGCAAGGGTTAGGATAAAGTCAAGGGATGAGATTGGCGAACTTGGTTATGTCTTTAATGAAATGGCAGAGGGGTTAAAGCAGAGAACAGAAGAAATGCAGGTGGCATATAATAAGTTAAAAGATGCACAGGAACAAATCATACAATCTGAAAAGATGGCGTCACTCGGCAGATTTGTTGCGGGCATTGCCCATGAAATCAATAATCCTCTGGATGGCATAGAGAACTGTGTGAATTCCATATTAAAAGAGCCTGATAATAAAAAACAGTTGATTGAATACTTAAATCTTGTGCTTGAGAGTTTTGAAAAAGTTGAAACAATAATCAGACAGTTAAAAGGATATTCACATGGATACCCTCTGCACAGAACAAGGGTATTAGTCAGAGAAGTGCTTGAGGATTCAATATATTCTTTGAAAGAACTTTTTGCAGATGCAAATATTGAAATAAAAAGGACTTATGAAGACCACTATGATGCTGTATTTGGTGACAATGTCTATATTAAACAGGCACTTGTAAATATTATGATGAATTCAATAGATGCAATGCCTAAAGGGGGGACAATGGATATATTTACGAAGAAAGACAATGGGTTTATACAGGTTGGTTTTAAAGATAATGGCGTTGGCATATCAGATGTAAATCTAAAAAGGGTGTTTGAGCCATTCTTTACAACAAAAGAGGTTGGGAAAGGCACAGGACTTGGTCTTTCTGTGAGTCACGGCATTATAGAAAAACATGGGGGGAAGATTGCCATAGAGAGTGCAGAAGGTCTTGGCACAACAATAATAGTTGACCTGCCTGTTGAAGAAGGTCAAAGGGATGCAGCATAA